In the Micromonospora narathiwatensis genome, one interval contains:
- the nfi gene encoding deoxyribonuclease V (cleaves DNA at apurinic or apyrimidinic sites), protein MTRPPGSGGIRYEPPADVAEALRVQEELRSRVDLVGPGPAAPATVAGLDVAYAESGDRLAAAVTVLDAATLAVVDEAVSVGRPAFEYVPGLFAFRELPALLAALDRLTVRPELLVCDGHGLAHPRRFGLACHLGLVTGLSAIGVGKTPLVGEWAEPGPERGAWTPLRDSGEVVGRVLRTRDGVRPVFVSVGHRMSLANATRRVLALTPRYRLPETTRTADRLCRRALAAAPA, encoded by the coding sequence GTGACGAGGCCACCGGGCAGCGGGGGAATCCGGTACGAGCCGCCGGCCGACGTGGCGGAGGCGCTGCGCGTACAGGAGGAACTGCGGTCGCGGGTGGACCTGGTCGGGCCGGGTCCGGCCGCGCCCGCGACGGTGGCCGGGCTAGACGTCGCGTACGCGGAGAGCGGCGACCGGCTCGCGGCGGCCGTCACGGTGCTGGACGCCGCCACCCTGGCCGTGGTCGACGAGGCGGTCAGCGTGGGCCGGCCCGCCTTCGAGTACGTGCCGGGGCTGTTCGCGTTCCGTGAGCTGCCGGCGCTGCTGGCCGCCCTGGACCGGCTGACCGTGCGTCCCGAACTGCTGGTCTGCGACGGGCACGGGTTGGCGCACCCGCGCCGGTTCGGGCTGGCCTGCCATCTCGGCCTGGTCACCGGGCTGTCCGCGATCGGGGTGGGGAAGACGCCGCTGGTCGGCGAGTGGGCGGAGCCGGGACCGGAGCGGGGTGCCTGGACGCCGCTGCGCGACAGCGGTGAGGTGGTCGGCCGGGTGCTGCGTACCCGGGACGGGGTGAGGCCGGTGTTCGTCAGCGTCGGCCATCGGATGAGCCTGGCCAACGCCACCCGCCGGGTGCTGGCGTTGACGCCCCGGTATCGGCTGCCGGAGACCACCCGGACGGCCGACCGGCTGTGTCGTCGGGCACTGGCCGCCGCGCCCGCCTGA
- a CDS encoding DinB family protein, whose amino-acid sequence MADARTSTENGQADPQFAWSNMFVHPDADPRSDGGFEGERETLVGYLRDQRLTLELKCADLDAEQMARRSVPPSKMSLLGLVRHLAEVERGWFRRVMAGQDAPKHYSPPDERDGAFDGAVADPAVVAEAWSTWRAEVAFAEELVAATADLGTRGRMSDGAEISLRELLVHMIEEYARHNGHADLLRERIDGRVGQ is encoded by the coding sequence ATGGCTGACGCGCGTACGAGCACTGAGAACGGCCAGGCCGACCCCCAGTTCGCCTGGTCGAACATGTTCGTCCATCCCGACGCGGACCCGCGCTCCGACGGTGGCTTCGAGGGCGAGCGCGAGACTCTCGTCGGGTATCTGCGGGATCAGCGTCTCACCCTCGAACTCAAGTGTGCCGACCTCGACGCCGAGCAGATGGCCCGGCGGTCGGTGCCGCCGTCGAAGATGTCGCTGCTCGGTCTGGTGCGGCATCTGGCGGAGGTGGAGCGCGGCTGGTTCCGCCGGGTGATGGCGGGCCAGGACGCGCCCAAGCACTACTCACCGCCGGACGAGCGCGACGGTGCCTTCGACGGCGCGGTCGCGGACCCGGCGGTGGTGGCGGAGGCGTGGTCCACCTGGCGGGCGGAGGTCGCCTTCGCCGAGGAGTTGGTGGCCGCGACCGCGGATCTGGGCACCCGGGGCCGGATGTCCGACGGGGCGGAGATCTCCCTGCGTGAACTGCTGGTGCACATGATCGAGGAGTACGCCCGGCACAACGGGCACGCCGACCTGTTGCGCGAACGCATCGACGGCCGGGTGGGTCAGTAG
- a CDS encoding toxin glutamine deamidase domain-containing protein — MLPSPIPHPLEYCPWDVPGWIYEALDWVVGVEWPDGNERAVWNLADQWYGVADVLAGPRTDATAAAGEVRSGYGGVGLVAEAFDTAWHKVAEGPDSPLSVLLAVTGELGKLVDSCGCDIEGAKLEAWIELGILVIELLSLAVAAVLTAGAASPAAGAAIAASRVAVQQIFKRLVAQLARKALREGLKEAGERAAKEIGKSGVRKLARRSAIGGLVEAGQEAGTSLATQAYQNSTGRRDGLDLADVGMSGLGGFAGGAVAPLAGIGRHADGRLAQVGEHLGREMVGETLAESAARVATGQNISLEDLARAAASGVSGSTTGQADAALHHRLDGKLTGLSSAPMDLALPPPPDTSSVVPAQRAPEPVGSMPAPPIETLASVTGANTVLHPDATDPGVAGTVGSRRLDDGVSAAHLTSPVHPQQSADVAGRPVHSVDEADANRPYPEVAARPTLSSVVVDAPVAGAHPVATEPRPGPVAGADVATPSQAAPAQASVAPTVASGSPSVGAHALSPLPADRHSTGTLAPHPGPSNTPPPNRLAADPMAGPTVTGPDTRPMPNPRFPLLEALAPAPRQPANNPPPALPGPFDPLPPRRNVPTPEELAARRVADREALDRRRYQGYLNSQRELYEENRRHGRVKELRETAEQHYEATRWLLGRADELRAVGQHDLAEQHVREGRFRDRLHHKALDDAEAVLNGELVPAEVMVENDADFYRINDDVADLAPGAVETPDRSALTGDGRPPPIDRSRRYGVRGGLRPPLALHQSDLERQMPRNPDGTVVRTADPRSGGWFRLANDGGPEADATRGINCLDCTLSLYETWMHGRPRVSAPRTFDGYLQGDVRSPVDGEEDGPRRVEEVTGGRFQKLCPDVPPATDLGARRMVEHGYQDLHGQLLAGGHGSYAFLITSWQGGGSHAWVALNQNGTVLYLDPQSGFVADRPLYTHSGVSQSTNAVGIDALVLGPDGRPMPLAGRLPGDFNVLPEPVDRPDPPRLPDPPPQLRGADDVPDFNHVHLLGESTTFHRADDASLPGSTPAPDLDAVRQAHLDAHSERISAGLFVRDAIAASTSLDGVFAAGVTPVELAQHLDGPTLRRLMPELDEAAAGDVTRLLDDPRVRQMFDQTWEAPPRGEPLLGERLLQQLAQRPDLVRMILATPELANSLTARPLTLHHLASHQQAIDVLGDVLDDIAERGPDAPIEAEATTPRTTPLTDEQCGLGAEVAARRQDNRQLGFDRTRRDDEGYRLAYVENLYAEAALVQPELNRIAIDVAGECGRPDWRSQPKDRERVLDKLVEYGNDASRLKDLAAAKVEFGQLDDVYQALGGLSADPRVVMLDIKDRFLSPQSSGYRDVLLNLSMANGHVVELRLQLAPLESVAKWEHALYEVRRDLDALAESGGRALTRAERAIRDGLLVRVQDIYWAALSEGLQEVSQR; from the coding sequence ATGCTGCCCAGCCCGATCCCGCACCCGCTCGAATACTGCCCCTGGGACGTGCCCGGCTGGATCTACGAGGCGCTGGACTGGGTCGTCGGCGTGGAGTGGCCGGACGGGAACGAGCGTGCCGTCTGGAACCTCGCCGACCAGTGGTACGGCGTCGCCGACGTCCTCGCCGGCCCGCGTACCGACGCGACCGCCGCCGCCGGTGAGGTGCGCAGTGGCTACGGTGGTGTCGGCCTGGTGGCCGAGGCGTTCGATACCGCGTGGCACAAGGTGGCCGAGGGGCCGGATTCCCCGCTGTCCGTCCTGCTCGCCGTCACCGGCGAGCTGGGCAAGCTGGTCGACTCCTGTGGCTGTGACATCGAGGGCGCCAAGCTGGAGGCCTGGATCGAGCTGGGCATCCTGGTCATCGAACTGCTCTCGTTGGCGGTGGCGGCCGTGCTCACCGCCGGTGCCGCCTCACCGGCGGCAGGGGCGGCTATCGCCGCCAGCCGGGTCGCCGTGCAGCAGATCTTCAAGCGGCTCGTGGCGCAGCTGGCCCGCAAGGCTCTCAGGGAGGGGCTGAAGGAGGCCGGCGAGCGGGCCGCGAAGGAGATCGGCAAAAGCGGCGTACGAAAGCTCGCCCGACGTTCCGCGATCGGCGGTCTCGTCGAGGCCGGGCAGGAGGCGGGCACCAGCCTGGCGACCCAGGCGTACCAGAACTCCACCGGGCGCCGGGACGGTCTGGACCTGGCCGACGTGGGCATGTCGGGGCTCGGTGGCTTCGCCGGCGGCGCTGTAGCGCCGCTCGCCGGGATCGGGCGGCACGCCGACGGGCGTCTCGCGCAGGTCGGGGAGCACCTCGGGCGGGAGATGGTTGGCGAGACCCTGGCCGAGAGCGCCGCGAGGGTGGCCACCGGGCAGAACATCTCACTGGAGGACCTGGCCCGGGCGGCGGCCTCCGGTGTCAGCGGCTCCACCACCGGGCAGGCCGACGCGGCTCTGCACCACCGACTCGACGGGAAGCTGACCGGCCTGTCGTCCGCACCGATGGACCTGGCCCTTCCACCGCCCCCGGACACGAGCAGCGTCGTGCCAGCCCAGCGCGCGCCCGAACCGGTCGGGTCGATGCCCGCCCCGCCCATCGAGACCCTTGCGTCCGTGACCGGCGCGAACACTGTTCTTCACCCCGATGCCACGGACCCTGGTGTCGCGGGCACGGTTGGATCCCGGCGGCTGGACGATGGAGTTTCGGCGGCGCACCTCACCTCACCTGTGCACCCCCAGCAGTCGGCGGATGTCGCCGGGCGACCGGTGCACTCCGTTGACGAGGCCGATGCGAACCGGCCGTACCCCGAGGTGGCGGCCCGCCCCACGCTCTCCTCTGTGGTCGTCGACGCGCCGGTCGCGGGCGCTCACCCGGTCGCCACCGAGCCGAGGCCCGGGCCGGTCGCGGGAGCCGACGTCGCCACGCCGAGTCAGGCGGCGCCGGCGCAGGCGAGCGTGGCACCGACGGTGGCGAGCGGATCTCCGTCAGTCGGGGCGCACGCCCTGTCACCGCTCCCCGCCGACCGTCACTCGACCGGCACCCTGGCCCCGCACCCCGGACCTTCGAACACGCCACCGCCCAACCGACTCGCAGCAGATCCGATGGCCGGGCCAACGGTCACCGGCCCGGACACCCGGCCGATGCCGAACCCGCGTTTCCCGCTGCTGGAGGCGCTGGCCCCGGCCCCGCGCCAGCCCGCCAACAATCCGCCGCCGGCCCTACCGGGTCCCTTCGATCCGCTTCCACCTCGCCGGAACGTACCCACGCCCGAGGAGTTGGCAGCCCGGCGGGTTGCCGATCGGGAAGCGCTCGACCGACGTCGATACCAGGGCTACCTCAATTCCCAGCGGGAGTTGTACGAGGAAAACCGACGTCATGGCCGGGTGAAGGAACTACGCGAAACGGCGGAGCAGCATTACGAAGCCACGCGGTGGCTCCTCGGACGGGCTGATGAGCTTCGCGCGGTGGGGCAGCATGACCTCGCCGAGCAACACGTGCGAGAGGGACGGTTCAGGGACCGTCTCCACCACAAGGCTCTTGACGACGCCGAAGCGGTACTGAACGGCGAGTTGGTTCCGGCAGAGGTGATGGTCGAGAACGACGCCGACTTCTACCGGATCAACGACGACGTCGCCGACCTCGCACCCGGTGCCGTGGAAACGCCGGACCGATCCGCCCTCACCGGTGACGGTCGCCCCCCGCCGATCGACCGCTCCCGCCGCTATGGCGTACGTGGTGGGCTGCGTCCGCCGCTCGCGCTGCACCAGAGCGACCTGGAGCGGCAGATGCCCCGCAATCCGGACGGCACCGTGGTGCGTACCGCCGATCCCCGGTCTGGTGGCTGGTTCCGACTCGCCAACGACGGTGGACCGGAGGCGGACGCCACCCGAGGAATCAACTGTCTCGACTGCACCCTGTCGCTCTACGAGACCTGGATGCACGGCCGGCCGCGGGTCTCCGCGCCGCGTACCTTCGACGGCTACCTTCAGGGGGACGTCCGCAGCCCCGTCGACGGCGAGGAGGACGGGCCGCGCCGGGTTGAGGAGGTCACCGGCGGACGGTTCCAGAAGCTGTGCCCCGACGTCCCGCCCGCGACCGACCTCGGGGCGCGGCGGATGGTCGAACACGGCTATCAGGACCTGCACGGGCAACTGCTGGCGGGTGGCCACGGCAGCTACGCCTTCCTCATCACCAGTTGGCAGGGTGGGGGATCGCATGCCTGGGTGGCGCTGAACCAGAACGGTACGGTGCTCTACCTCGACCCACAGTCGGGCTTTGTGGCGGATCGTCCGCTCTACACCCACAGCGGCGTTTCGCAGAGCACCAACGCGGTCGGGATCGATGCCCTGGTGCTCGGACCGGACGGCCGGCCGATGCCGCTCGCCGGTCGGCTGCCCGGCGACTTCAACGTCCTGCCGGAGCCGGTGGATAGACCCGACCCGCCACGGCTGCCCGATCCGCCACCGCAGCTTCGCGGCGCGGACGACGTGCCGGACTTCAACCATGTCCATCTGCTCGGGGAGTCGACCACGTTCCACCGAGCGGACGACGCGTCGCTTCCCGGCAGCACACCGGCGCCGGACCTGGACGCCGTGCGGCAGGCACACCTCGACGCCCACAGCGAGCGGATCTCGGCCGGCTTGTTCGTCCGGGACGCGATCGCCGCGAGTACGAGCCTTGACGGGGTCTTCGCCGCCGGGGTCACCCCGGTCGAACTGGCGCAGCACCTGGACGGGCCGACGCTGCGCCGGCTGATGCCGGAACTGGACGAGGCCGCGGCCGGCGACGTGACGCGACTGCTCGATGATCCACGGGTCCGGCAGATGTTCGACCAGACGTGGGAGGCGCCGCCGCGCGGTGAACCGCTGCTGGGCGAACGGCTGCTACAGCAGCTGGCACAGCGCCCCGACCTGGTCCGGATGATCCTGGCAACGCCGGAACTGGCCAACTCGCTGACCGCGAGGCCGCTCACGCTGCATCACCTCGCCAGCCACCAGCAGGCGATCGACGTGCTCGGCGACGTTCTGGACGACATCGCCGAGCGCGGTCCGGATGCGCCTATCGAGGCGGAAGCGACGACACCGCGTACGACGCCCTTGACGGATGAGCAGTGCGGGCTCGGCGCTGAGGTGGCGGCCCGGAGGCAGGACAATCGACAACTTGGGTTCGATCGCACCCGACGAGACGACGAGGGCTATCGCCTCGCGTATGTGGAGAACCTCTATGCTGAGGCCGCACTGGTACAGCCGGAGTTGAACCGTATTGCAATCGACGTTGCGGGAGAGTGCGGGCGGCCAGATTGGCGGAGCCAACCAAAGGACCGCGAACGGGTGCTGGACAAACTCGTGGAGTATGGGAACGACGCATCGCGGCTGAAGGATCTTGCCGCGGCCAAGGTGGAGTTCGGCCAGCTCGACGACGTCTACCAGGCACTCGGTGGGCTGTCAGCTGACCCACGAGTGGTCATGCTTGACATCAAGGATCGGTTCCTGTCCCCGCAGAGCAGCGGATACCGTGACGTACTGCTCAACCTGAGCATGGCAAACGGACACGTCGTTGAGCTTCGACTGCAACTCGCCCCGCTTGAGTCCGTGGCGAAGTGGGAGCATGCGCTGTACGAGGTCCGACGAGATCTGGATGCACTGGCCGAGTCCGGCGGACGGGCGCTGACGAGGGCGGAGAGGGCGATCCGGGATGGCCTGCTGGTGCGCGTACAAGACATTTACTGGGCGGCGCTATCCGAAGGACTCCAAGAGGTGTCGCAACGATGA
- a CDS encoding SIS domain-containing protein, with product MMEGTAGVSGHRHADESLLDDSDQLAERDPGGMLRFTASGGAQVRESAALAAEANLSVLADEGRPRAVVIAGIGTAGRTGDVLATVAGPRCPVPVIPHRSAGVPGWVGAADVVIAVSASGRSPEALGAAEAAHRRGARLVAVGAPDSQLQSVAERARAPFIPVPRRAPARASLWALTVPVLLAARTLGLVKVNEADLAETAARLDADADRCRPTAESFVNPAKSLALGLAGSIPIVWGSSPLATVAARRFGDTLSANARYPVVTGALGEAGRGRVGLLDGVFGGLVEGERDIFADPDETVADATRLRLVLLRDGGLNAEEDTDEPLAVEERRADAVQTLAERRGVRCDVVTAEGGSALERLASLMAVPDFASVYLALAHGLDPMAVPAITEMKELANQ from the coding sequence GTGATGGAGGGTACGGCCGGGGTCAGTGGGCACCGGCACGCCGACGAGTCGCTGCTCGACGACTCCGACCAGCTGGCCGAGCGGGACCCGGGCGGGATGCTCCGGTTCACCGCCTCCGGCGGTGCCCAGGTACGCGAGTCGGCCGCGCTGGCCGCCGAGGCGAACCTGAGCGTGCTCGCCGACGAGGGTCGGCCGCGGGCGGTGGTCATCGCCGGTATCGGCACCGCCGGGCGTACCGGGGACGTGCTGGCCACGGTGGCCGGGCCGCGTTGCCCGGTGCCGGTGATCCCGCACCGCAGCGCCGGGGTGCCGGGCTGGGTGGGTGCGGCCGATGTGGTGATCGCGGTCAGCGCCTCCGGTCGTAGCCCCGAGGCGCTGGGCGCCGCCGAGGCGGCGCACCGCCGGGGTGCCCGCCTGGTCGCCGTCGGCGCCCCGGACTCGCAGCTCCAGTCGGTGGCCGAGCGGGCCCGGGCGCCGTTCATCCCGGTGCCCCGGCGGGCCCCGGCCCGGGCCAGCCTCTGGGCGCTTACCGTGCCGGTGCTGCTCGCCGCCCGTACGCTCGGGCTGGTGAAGGTCAACGAGGCGGACCTGGCCGAGACCGCGGCCCGGCTGGACGCGGACGCCGACCGGTGCCGTCCCACCGCCGAGTCCTTCGTCAACCCGGCCAAGTCGCTGGCCCTGGGGCTGGCCGGGTCGATCCCGATCGTCTGGGGTTCGTCCCCGCTGGCCACCGTGGCCGCCCGCCGGTTCGGTGACACGCTCTCGGCGAACGCCCGCTACCCGGTGGTGACCGGGGCGCTGGGTGAGGCCGGCCGGGGTCGGGTCGGCCTGCTCGACGGGGTGTTCGGCGGGCTGGTCGAGGGGGAGCGGGACATCTTCGCCGACCCGGACGAGACGGTCGCGGACGCCACGCGGCTGCGGCTGGTGCTGCTGCGCGACGGTGGGCTCAACGCGGAGGAAGACACCGACGAGCCCCTCGCGGTGGAGGAGCGGCGGGCCGACGCGGTGCAGACCCTGGCCGAGCGGCGCGGGGTGCGCTGCGACGTGGTGACCGCCGAGGGTGGTTCCGCGTTGGAGCGGCTCGCCTCGCTGATGGCGGTCCCGGACTTCGCCTCGGTCTACCTCGCTCTGGCGCACGGGTTGGATCCGATGGCCGTTCCGGCCATCACGGAGATGAAGGAGCTGGCGAACCAGTGA
- a CDS encoding Trm112 family protein gives MALDPQLLEILACPDTHHAPLDYDPQAQTLTCTECGRIFEVRDDVPVLLLDEARGGPAADDARGGSAAQR, from the coding sequence GTGGCCCTGGACCCGCAGTTGCTCGAGATCCTCGCCTGCCCGGACACACACCACGCCCCGCTCGACTACGACCCGCAGGCGCAGACGCTGACCTGCACCGAATGCGGCCGGATCTTCGAGGTCCGGGACGACGTGCCGGTACTGCTGCTGGACGAGGCACGCGGTGGCCCCGCGGCGGACGACGCGCGCGGTGGCTCGGCGGCGCAGCGGTGA
- a CDS encoding SUKH-3 domain-containing protein: MIERQQAEQLAAVWAQRDSERLGFPCTPLIEEFDLGYLITSTVSTDARALPGDLPTTIIDRETGEVSTWPRLPFPAVAQMFRQRRSPEPHAPRTVDPASQLLREITRLPTPGGVAHLTLDGRVHVAHGAKGDVELHHHPLVESYLDELPPGHLVRGGERHAEMIVVSDVLHEHDHRRANDGLPLLTLEETRTILGSARTEFFRVRESGDPAGGPAELPCDSCINFLVHFNVLPWSDLAHCEDWLPPPQSLIRPGRFPDGVAEALVDAGWKDSMFNEALALGAIAETREIAGRRHEHQVFAAAVQALTAFPAVLSRRRGPGQEVWISRFTTNPLRGAHSADTLADFGAVLGVRLFPLGTERQESIIAVDEHGRIFALDQAGEWFLGPDIDAALTTLLLGRAPARVRDDGTW; encoded by the coding sequence GTGATCGAGCGACAACAGGCCGAGCAGCTCGCCGCCGTCTGGGCGCAGCGGGATTCCGAGCGATTGGGATTCCCGTGCACGCCGCTGATCGAGGAGTTCGACCTGGGCTACCTGATCACGTCCACGGTCTCCACCGACGCTCGCGCCCTACCGGGCGACCTGCCGACCACCATCATCGACCGGGAGACCGGCGAGGTGTCGACCTGGCCACGGCTGCCCTTCCCCGCCGTCGCGCAGATGTTCCGGCAGCGCCGGTCGCCCGAGCCGCACGCGCCGCGCACGGTGGACCCAGCCAGCCAACTGCTTCGCGAGATCACCCGGCTGCCCACGCCCGGGGGCGTGGCGCATCTCACCCTCGACGGCCGCGTCCATGTTGCCCACGGGGCGAAGGGAGACGTCGAACTACACCACCATCCGCTGGTTGAGTCCTATCTGGACGAACTGCCGCCCGGCCATCTGGTTCGGGGCGGCGAGCGACACGCCGAGATGATCGTCGTCTCCGACGTACTGCACGAACACGACCACCGGCGAGCGAACGACGGCCTCCCCCTGCTGACCCTCGAGGAGACGAGAACCATCCTGGGCAGCGCTCGGACCGAGTTCTTCCGCGTACGGGAATCCGGAGACCCCGCAGGCGGACCGGCGGAGCTGCCCTGCGATTCCTGCATCAACTTTCTGGTGCACTTCAACGTGCTCCCGTGGTCCGACCTCGCCCACTGCGAGGATTGGCTCCCGCCACCCCAGTCCCTCATCCGACCCGGGCGCTTCCCCGACGGCGTGGCTGAGGCGCTCGTCGATGCCGGCTGGAAGGACAGCATGTTCAACGAAGCGCTCGCGCTGGGCGCCATAGCGGAAACACGCGAGATCGCAGGCCGACGCCACGAACATCAGGTCTTCGCGGCAGCCGTGCAGGCCCTGACCGCGTTTCCCGCAGTTCTGAGCCGGCGACGCGGGCCAGGTCAGGAGGTGTGGATCAGCCGGTTCACCACGAATCCGCTTCGCGGCGCGCATAGCGCCGACACGCTCGCCGACTTCGGTGCGGTGCTCGGCGTACGACTCTTTCCGCTCGGGACGGAGCGTCAGGAGAGCATCATCGCGGTGGACGAGCACGGGCGGATCTTCGCGCTCGACCAGGCCGGCGAGTGGTTCCTCGGCCCGGACATCGACGCCGCCCTGACCACCCTCCTGCTCGGCCGCGCCCCCGCCCGGGTACGCGACGACGGCACCTGGTGA
- a CDS encoding YbaB/EbfC family nucleoid-associated protein translates to MAESADRDANHALRARFDEVYGQYQRLRSGLDELRGKLAELRVTERSDDGQVTAVAGARGELIAVEVAPSVFHDRDAKALSRKITATVLRASATAVAATQELVAGYLPPGAPSVEFLRTNDFGALLGRADAVLSRGE, encoded by the coding sequence GTGGCCGAGAGCGCGGATCGGGACGCCAACCATGCGCTGCGTGCGCGCTTCGACGAGGTGTACGGCCAGTACCAGCGACTTCGGTCCGGATTGGACGAACTCCGGGGCAAGCTCGCCGAGCTGCGGGTGACCGAGCGCTCCGACGACGGCCAGGTCACCGCCGTGGCCGGGGCCCGGGGCGAGCTGATCGCCGTGGAGGTCGCGCCCTCGGTCTTTCACGACCGGGATGCCAAGGCGTTGAGCAGGAAGATCACCGCAACCGTGCTGCGGGCGTCCGCCACCGCGGTCGCCGCGACCCAGGAACTGGTCGCCGGATATCTGCCGCCCGGCGCACCGTCGGTGGAGTTCCTGCGTACGAATGACTTCGGCGCGCTGCTCGGCCGGGCGGACGCCGTCCTCTCGCGCGGCGAGTGA
- a CDS encoding aldehyde dehydrogenase family protein — protein sequence MEPRAFFVAGRPVHGEGELTVTHPYDGRVVGRTTVATPDQVEAAVAAAAGVAAAAAALPAHARAAALDHVSRRLAERADEVAALITAENGKPVKWAKAEVGRAVSTFRWAAEEARRFSGELQRLDTDPAATGRIALVRRVPRGPVLGIAPFNFPLNLVAHKVAPAIAVGTPIVVKPAPATPLSALLLGEILAETELPEGMFSVLPLPNERAAELVADPRLPVVSFTGSGPVGAAIRRAAPEKHVTLELGGNAAAVICEDWSSDEDLTFAAHRIATFANYQAGQSCIAVQRVYVHEWLYDGFLPRLVAAVQELRTGDPTSELTDVGPLVSVEAAERVEAWVDEAVAAGATIEFGGRREGATYPPTVLSGVPSSAKVCREEIFGPVLVVTPIENDQAAFAAVNDSAYGLQAGIFTHNLQTAFLASRTLEVGGVIVGDVPSYRADQMPYGGVKGSGVGREGLRSAMEDYTEPRVMVLTGLAL from the coding sequence GTGGAGCCGAGAGCCTTCTTTGTCGCCGGCCGCCCCGTCCACGGCGAGGGCGAGCTGACCGTCACCCACCCGTACGACGGCCGCGTGGTGGGGCGTACCACCGTCGCCACGCCCGACCAGGTCGAAGCCGCCGTCGCGGCAGCCGCCGGCGTGGCCGCGGCAGCCGCGGCCCTGCCCGCGCACGCCCGGGCGGCGGCCCTCGACCACGTCTCCCGGCGGCTCGCCGAACGCGCCGACGAGGTCGCGGCCCTGATCACCGCCGAGAACGGCAAGCCGGTCAAGTGGGCGAAGGCCGAGGTGGGCCGGGCCGTCTCCACGTTCCGGTGGGCGGCCGAGGAAGCCCGACGCTTCTCCGGCGAACTGCAACGCCTGGACACCGACCCGGCGGCCACCGGGCGGATCGCGTTGGTCCGGCGGGTGCCTCGCGGCCCCGTCCTCGGCATCGCGCCGTTCAACTTCCCGCTCAACCTGGTCGCGCACAAGGTCGCCCCGGCCATCGCCGTCGGTACGCCGATCGTCGTCAAGCCGGCCCCCGCCACCCCACTGTCGGCGCTGCTGCTCGGCGAGATCCTCGCCGAGACGGAACTGCCCGAGGGAATGTTCTCGGTGCTGCCGCTGCCCAACGAGCGCGCCGCCGAACTGGTCGCCGACCCCCGGCTGCCGGTGGTGTCGTTCACCGGCTCCGGGCCGGTCGGCGCCGCCATCCGGCGGGCCGCCCCCGAGAAGCACGTCACCCTGGAACTGGGCGGCAACGCGGCCGCCGTGATCTGCGAAGACTGGTCGTCGGACGAGGACCTCACCTTCGCGGCGCACCGGATCGCCACCTTCGCCAACTACCAGGCCGGGCAGTCGTGCATCGCCGTGCAGCGGGTGTACGTGCACGAATGGCTCTACGACGGCTTCCTGCCCCGGCTCGTCGCCGCCGTACAGGAACTACGAACCGGGGACCCGACCTCGGAGCTGACCGACGTCGGGCCGCTGGTCTCCGTCGAGGCGGCCGAGCGCGTCGAGGCGTGGGTGGACGAGGCGGTCGCCGCCGGCGCGACCATCGAATTCGGCGGCCGACGGGAGGGCGCCACCTACCCGCCGACGGTGCTGTCCGGCGTGCCGTCGTCCGCCAAGGTCTGCCGGGAGGAGATCTTCGGGCCGGTGCTGGTGGTCACCCCGATCGAGAACGACCAGGCCGCGTTCGCCGCGGTCAACGACTCCGCGTACGGGTTGCAGGCGGGGATCTTCACCCACAACCTGCAGACCGCCTTTCTGGCGTCCCGCACACTGGAGGTCGGTGGCGTGATCGTCGGGGACGTGCCGTCGTACCGCGCCGACCAGATGCCGTACGGCGGGGTGAAGGGTTCCGGCGTCGGGCGGGAGGGCCTGCGCAGCGCGATGGAGGACTACACCGAACCGCGCGTCATGGTGCTGACCGGGCTGGCGCTGTAG